One Pyrenophora tritici-repentis strain M4 chromosome 5, whole genome shotgun sequence DNA window includes the following coding sequences:
- a CDS encoding Dimer-Tnp-hAT domain containing protein: protein MPPKKRVSDSAPSPRKRARGTASQPVAIDSQSYQSQPSALSPPPPYTHTFESRLRESQPEDAIVAPAEGSEQATLAPSSEAADDAVDEAFDAHLEDNYDGIDWGRLKLYTKPITTHQHKRSWIYRHGYRVALLKDPTRVFFICHWCFKHKLTDIGIGIYNTSAAVSSAARHLSEQKPGHRLVAPGKTPVASVYNALTTARVPISQAVANQINGFSKQRFRFAAVDWLVANNHPISEFETPAFRRLIAIANPLAEAALWKNHKSVSQYVIRLFDWLRPRVVHELSQSLSKIHISFDGWTTKGGKRGFLGIVAHYVNSDGKLRDLPIALPQLTGAHSGDRLAEVVLSILEQFSISERTLGYFVLDNASNNDTAVAAIAHELNFNPIHRRLRCGPHTINLIGQRLLWGRDADSYNNEGVDELADEAAFIKEWRKHGPLGVLLDIVNYIHTPQQYNLFEKAQRTAYRELPHDADDKLTILQPIKPVVTRWNSYFDCFERAIKLAPAINAYANTHIQNTAKEDIYADSQGKNRPAAPQWMRSDGLTAADWAVVTDYIEVLRPLKECTKRFEGRGEYSFGAIAEVIPTFEFLLTQLEARLLYYDCVVHDAHDEAPEDHLPINLRAALLKANEYYAKLDDSPAYYAATILHPRYKHYCDQAWAEKPDWLALNNLNFQALWADYKSLPLPRPCYTRAPKKPSNIDDAIDGIIDPTRGNTKEDEYEQWKREPIVGKGTDPIQYWFGLRDQYPNLSKMALTILSIPASSCECERVFSELGDLLEPRRRCISPELLAALHSVRRWRRAGFGGGDNDDMGQSKLTDEQMDVLYELSKWVGEDDDLDTWDDG, encoded by the coding sequence ATGCCGCCCAAAAAACGCGTCTCTGATAGCGCTCCCTCGCCTAGAAAGCGCGCGCGCGGCACTGCGAGCCAGCCCGTCGCGATCGACTCGCAGTCATATCAATCTCAGCCATCTGCTCTATCTCCGCCGCCTCCATATACACATACTTTCGAGTCGCGATTGCGCGAGTCGCAGCCCGAAGACGCTATCGTCGCGCCCGCCGAGGGCAGTGAGCAAGCTACGCTCGCTCCGTCTTCTGAAGCCGCCGACGACGCTGTAGATGAGGCTTTTGACGCCCATCTCGAAGACAATTATGATGGCATAGATTGGGGTCGCCTTAAGCTGTATACGAAGCCTATCACGACGCACCAACACAAGCGGAGTTGGATCTATCGCCACGGCTATCGCGTCGCTCTTCTCAAAGATCCAACCCGCGTATTCTTCATCTGCCACTGGTGTTTCAAGCACAAGCTCACGGATATTGGTATTGGGATATACAATACAAGCGCAGCAGTCTCGTCAGCCGCGCGCCACCTCAGCGAGCAGAAACCTGGCCATAGGCTAGTAGCACCAGGCAAGACTCCAGTTGCTAGTGTTTACAACGCGCTCACCACTGCGAGAGTCCCTATCTCACAGGCAGTAGCTAATCAGATTAACGGGTTTAGCAAGCAGCGCTTTAGGTTTGCCGCAGTAGACTGGCTCGTCGCGAACAACCACCCCATCTCTGAGTTCGAAACACCAGCTTTTCGACGCCTAATTGCTATCGCCAACCCACTTGCAGAAGcagcgctctggaagaaCCACAAGAGCGTCTCCCAATACGTCATACGACTGTTTGACTGGCTCAGGCCCCGCGTTGTCCACGAGCTGTCACAATCGCTTAGCAAgatccatataagctttgacggatggacaacgaaaggcggcaagcgcgggTTTCTcggtatcgtcgcccactacgtcAACTCAGATGGCAAGCTCCGAGACCTGCCTAtcgcgctgcctcagctCACAGGCGCTCACTCCGGCGATCGATTAGCTGAGGTTGTATTATCAATCTTAGAGCAGTTTAGCATAAGCGAGCGCACactcggttacttcgtcctcgacaatgcctctaataacgacaccgctgtcGCTGCGATTGCCCACGAGCTTAACTTCAATCCTATacaccgacgcctccgctgtGGCCCTCATACGATCAATCTGATTGGGCAGAGACTGCTCTGGGGCAGAGATGCAGACTcatacaacaacgagggAGTTGACGAGCTCGCCGACGAGGCAGCGTTTATAAAGGAGTGGCGAAAGCACGGGCCTTTAGGCGTACTTCTCGATATTGTCAACTATATCCACACACCGCAGCAGTACAATCTTTTTGAGAAGGCGCAGCGTACAGCTTACCGTGAGCTACCTCACGACGCAGACGACAAGCTCACGATACTACAGCCAATCAAGCCAGTAGTcacacgctggaactcatacttCGACTGTTTTGAGCGAGCTATAAAGCTCGCGCCGGCCATCAACGCGTACGCGAACACCCACATACAAAATACAGCAAAAGAGGATATCTACGCCGACTCACAGGGCAAAAatcggcctgctgctccacAGTGGATGAGATCAGACGGCCTCACAGCTGCCGATTGGGCTGTTGTTACCGACTATATAGAGGTTCTTAGGCCACTTAAAGAGTGTACAAAGCGCTTTGAGGGACGTGGCGAGTATAGCTTTGGCGCGATCGCTGAGGTGATCCCAACGTTTGAGTTTCTACTCACTCAATTAGAAGCTCGCCTCCTCTACTACGATTGCGTAGTCCATGACGCTCACGACGAGGCAcccgaagatcaccttcctATTAATCTACGCGCAGCGCTACTTAAGGCGAACGAGTACTACGCTAaactcgacgactcgccagcttactacgctgctacaatactccatcctcgctacaaacACTACTGCGATCAAGCGTGGGCTGAGAAGCCTGACTGGCTGGCGCTTAATAATCTTAATTTCCAGGCACTGTGGGCGGATTACAAGTCGCTGCCGTTACCGAGGCCTTGCTACACACGCGCACCGAAGAAACCGAGCAATATTGACGACGCGATTGACGGCATTATTGATCCCACACGCGGCAATACTaaggaggatgagtatgagcAGTGGAAGCGCGAGCCAATCGTTGGCAAGGGCACCGATCCTATACAATACTGGTTCGGGCTGCGCGATCAATATCCCAACCTTAGTAAGATGGCGCTTACTATACTCTCTATACCCGCttcaagctgtgagtgtgagcgcgTCTTCAGTGAGCTCGGAGATCTACTAGAGCCTCGCCGACGCTGTATATCACCTGAGCTACTAGCAGCACTACACTCAGTACGACGATGGAGACGGGCAGGTTTTGGTGGCGGCGACAACGACGATATGGGCCAATCAAAGCTTACCGACGAGCAGATGGACGTTTTGTACGAGCTTAGCAAGTGGGTgggcgaagacgacgatCTAGATACATGGGACGACGGCTga
- a CDS encoding CorA, Mg2+ and Co2+ transporter gives MKSACTSFEEPSVSFDTLKEVRTVERCLLPLDPLLTSFMDVTPDLHKLCNVFRDANGKNNESIATVHSAISNFRKEAQSYKTQVLYLHSRCQSTVQSVVDSLNLGYQQLAQSQSQNTLVMVRSAREDSVAIRAITFVTSFYLPFSFVATIFGMNLVDFDSDSHNLLVSKQFWMYFVISIPLTIATLVCWRWTMQAYRQDYLTDDIKKRKDTKTMDATSDMEMV, from the exons ATGAAGTCGGCTTGCACATCGTTTGAAGAACCATCCGTCAGCTTTGATACCCTGAAGGAAGTGCGCACTGTTGAGAGGTGCCTACTTCCACTCGATCCGCTACTCACCTCATTTATGGACGTGACTCCTGATCTCCATAAATTATGCAACGTCTTCCGAGATGCGAACGGAAAGAATAACGAATCAATTGCCACCGTCCATTCAGCCATTAGTAACTTCCGTAAAGAGGCACAATCATACAAAACTCAGGTTCTTTACCTTCACAGCCGATGCCAGTCGACTGTACAGTCTGTAGTAGACTCGCTAAACCTTGGGTACCAGCAGCTCGCGCAGAGCCAAAGTCAGAACACTTTGGTAATGGTGAGATCTGCACGCGAAGACTCCGTCGCAATTCGAGCGATCACATTCGTAACATCGTTCTACCTGCCGTTTTCTTTTGTAGCG ACTATATTTGGTATGAACCTCGTAGATTTTGACTCCGACTCTCATAATCTCCTTGTTTCAAAGCAATTTTGGATGTACTTTGTCATCTCGATACCCCTTACAATCGCGACATTGGTGTGTTGGAGGTGGACGATGCAGGCATACAGGCAAGACTATTTGACAGACGACATTAAGAAGAGGAAAGATACCAAGACGATGGACGCCACATCCGATATGGAGATGGTGTAG
- a CDS encoding Dimer-Tnp-hAT domain containing protein, producing the protein MSTNTVDSQQILCHDPVDVCSLALSASKMRAAILHDDEQFSKASEHHLIELTRFDSTATVAPATQAFKNELQLSRYLRSRTSNILHQSTSVEIYSLHQQDTWAPVNASPDMIVQLMEHYSLSETLGAAVSQATTFESQFFESQTEEEGAAEGSQAGTAATTEASVDTEPDNGDNFDGINWDRLPRFMKPLTTGRRVKSWIFQHGYRVVELYDQNRVWFVCKYCHIHKVIDTGGSGVFDVSKATSSAAAHLGLQKRGHGFTKDGLKPRRTGQQLSLRQTLETGVAVSQEAANAMGNFNIQQFREVAVFCLLDNNLPMELLARPSFREMISLANPEAEAALWVSPRSVATYAMRLFQYMQPQIVCALSEAASKIHISFDGWTTKGGKRGFFGVVAHFANASGVIQDLPIALPHLAGSHTGDAIADTIKKTLQEYSIGSDKLGYFVLDNAANNDTAVSSLAHAYDFNAAHRRLRCGPHTLNLIGQAIIFGSNQEAYNNNNDEQLQTEEVYMQEWRQEGPLVCIKTPQQHEIFRSFQTAANAELPARERLHVLEPVKPVVTRWNSYYAAFKRATQLQAAYNSYAEHYINALSLEDRRACQRGNKLPEAPSWMRSTGLTAADWAVITEYQDCLEPLKLATEKLEGRGKAGKYGAIYETIPVFEYVLGALEARTRSYEQVDFNPPDAPEDHLFVNLRAAWSKANDYYNKLDRSPAYYAATCLHPYYKYYCENSWVDKPEWLTSANAGFLQLWQSYKPQRTRPLSQTTAKPRHRGIDDVIGALVRRNKAQVEAAHDDEYERWRTQEPEWTSEQYLSDGHPVKYWIQLRSKYPCLSQFAIDILTIPASSCDCERLFSELGDLLEPRRRALGSELLAALQLVRSWRRAGFDGLYNNGDDEDKWSDVKDEEIVQQYDIEGWSTTP; encoded by the exons ATGTCTACCAATACTGTCGATTCTCAGCAGATCCTCTGCCATGACCCAGTTGATGTGTGCTCTCTCGCCTTGTCGGCTTCGAAAATGCGCGCAGCTATTCTACATGACGATGAGCAGTTCTCGAAGGCCAGTGAGCATCACTTAATAGAGCTCACTCGGTTCGACTCGACAGCCACTGTCGCCCCAGCGACACAGGCTTTCAAAAATGAATTGCAGTTGTCTAGATATCTACGCAGTAGAACATCCAATATCTTGCACCAATCGACATCTGTGGAGATATA CTCGCTGCACCAGCAGGATACATGGGCACCAGTCAATGCAAGTCCAGACATGATTGTCCAGCTCATGGAACATTACAGCCTTAGC gaaacccttggcgccgccgtaagccaggccacaacgtttgagtcgcaatttttcgagtcgcaaacagaggaggagggtgcggctgagggcagccaggctggtacagcagcaacaacagaggctagtgttgatacagagcctgataatggcgataactttgacggcattaactgggatcgcctccctcggttcatgaagcctcttacaactgggcggcgcgtcaagagttggatctttcaacatggatatcgcgttgttgagctctacgatcagaatcgagtgtggtttgtatgcaaatactgccacatccacaaggtcattgacactggcggcagtggagtttttgacgtatcaaaggccacctcctcagctgcagctcatcttggccttcagaaacgaggccatggctttacaaaagacggcctgaagcctcgaagaacagggcagcaactctctctacgacagacgctggagactggtgttgcagtctctcaagaggctgccaacgcgatgggcaacttcaacatccagcagtttcgtgaagttgcagtgttctgccttcttgataacaacttgccaatggagctacttgcaaggccgtcctttcgcgagatgattagccttgcaaacccagaggcagaggcagctttgtgggtaagtcctcgcagtgtagctacctacgcaatgcgcctcttccaatatatgcagccacagattgtctgcgctctgtcagaagctgcaagcaagatccacataagctttgatggttggacgacaaagggtggcaagcgtggattctttggagtcgttgcacactttgctaacgcctctggagtgatacaagatctccccatcgccctcccacatctcgcaggctctcatactggtgatgctatcgctgatacaattaaaaagacgctccaagaatacagtattgggagtgataaactcggctacttcgtcctcgacaatgctgcaaacaacgatactgcagtctcctcgctcgcccacgcgtacgacttcaacgctgctcaccgacgcctccgctgcggccctcacacgcttaaccttattggccaggcaattatctttggcagcaatcaagaggcgtacaacaacaacaacgacgagcagctccaaacagaggaggtgtacatgcaggagtggcgtcaagaagggcccttag tctgtataaaaacgcctcaacaacacgaaattttccgaagcttccaaaccgccgccaacgccgagttgccagctagagagcgcctccacgtacttgagcctgtgaagcctgttgttacacgctggaactcttactacgctgccttcaaacgcgcaactcaactccaggcagcatacaactcttacgctgagcactacattaacgcactctcccttgaagatcgccgcgcttgtcaacgtggcaataaactccctgaagcacctagttggatgagatcaacaggacttacagctgctgattgggcggtgataacagagtatcaggactgcctagagccgcttaagcttgctacggagaagcttgagggtcgcggaaaggcaggcaaatacggcgctatatatgagactattcctgtatttgaatacgtacttggcgcgctcgaagcccgtacgcgctcgtacgagcaagttgacttcaacccacctgatgcgcctgaagatcacctctttgttaacctccgcgccgcctggagtaaggccaacgattactacaacaagctcgatcgatcgccagcatactacgctgctacctgcctccatccatactacaaatactactgcgagaacagctgggtggataagccagaatggctaacatcagccaacgctggcttcctgcagctctggcagtcgtataagcctcaacgtacacgtcctctatctcaaacaactgcaaaaccaaggcatagaggaatagatgatgtgattggcgccctcgtacggcgcaacaaggctcaggtagaggctgcccacgacgatgagtacgagcgctggagaactcaagagccagagtggacaagcgaacagtatcttagcgatggccacccagtcaagtactggattcaattacgctcaaaatacccgtgtttgagccagtttgcgattgatatactcacgataccagcatctagttgcgactgcgagaggctctttagcgagcttggcgatttacttgagccgcgccggcgagctcttggcagcgagttacttgctgcccttcagcttgtacgttcgtggagacgagctggctttgacggcttgtacaacaacggtgatgatgaagataagtggagtgacgtcaaagatgaggagattgtacaacagtacgatatagaaggctggagtacaacaccataa
- a CDS encoding SPS1, Serine/threonine protein kinase, whose amino-acid sequence MSAHRATNSTSVRETTVRELTIRICQAVDTTKGKLKDEEARPFLPKTDLKDILDGLSLQRLITELVRANSGFAPVVGDGDSVSPSNQDTTIDNYVYRTIGTPNHPECPPRVALLALFLYAERPLLLSHFTKWLINPWPGFPSDENIPLDKPTLIANRFPSDCYRSIFDYQNIFRPVLLRQDENNKLRSWDRLPYIGRCELIKEGSSGSVYRVEIAQGHWEIKSGGHYIPGNPDRPLVMAIKEFRKVPNGRTIEEATKDFHDELGILKEIHGSRIKHEMVMLDLGSITIRDGEGIPVSHSIIFELATFSLGDFLKTEKAEKRRKTSVLFAKLADLVKALEHLHRDLDLLHLDIKPDNILVFEGEPSNQDNEKEDEEKLLWKLSDFGLARKKRDKARVGLGGHYWHSSYQESRSSNISATRPAGVYQAPEVQQPGSSGVGKRSDVWSMGCVTLMVLAFATYSVPGVKELESQLFVKFKHWGGSQSLFYHRSDSYLWGAELLSVSSVSPELSGLTELTS is encoded by the coding sequence ATGAGCGCGCACCGAGCCACAAATTCTACCTCCGTGCGCGAAACCACCGTACGGGAGCTGACTATACGCATCTGTCAAGCCGTCGATACCACCAAGGGGAAGCTCAAAGACGAGGAAGCACGTCCTTTCCTACCGAAAACCGATCTGAAGGACATACTGGATGGATTGTCTCTTCAACGATTGATCACAGAGCTGGTACGGGCAAATTCTGGATTTGCTCCCGTAGTAGGCGACGGCGACAGCGTTTCTCCTTCGAACCAGGATACTACTATCGATAATTATGTGTACAGGACGATCGGGACGCCCAATCATCCCGAATGTCCTCCAAGAGTAGCCCTGCTTGCGTTGTTTCTTTATGCAGAACGCCCACTTTTACTATCGCATTTCACGAAATGGTTGATCAACCCGTGGCCAGGTTTCCCATCTGATGAGAATATTCCTTTGGACAAACCTACCTTAATAGCAAACAGATTCCCCTCTGACTGTTACCGCTCTATTTTCGATTATCAAAACATATTCAGGCCGGTCCTGCTTCGACAGGACGAAAACAATAAACTCAGAAGCTGGGACCGATTGCCTTACATTGGTAGATGCGAGCTAATCAAAGAGGGATCGTCTGGATCCGTATACAGAGTCGAGATAGCACAGGGTCACTGGGAGATCAAAAGCGGGGGCCATTACATTCCTGGAAACCCAGATAGACCGTTGGTCATGGCAATCAAAGAGTTTAGAAAGGTACCGAATGGGCGTACCATAGAAGAAGCTACTAAGGACTTTCACGATGAGCTTGGGATACTGAAAGAGATCCATGGATCCAGAATCAAGCACGAGATGGTTATGCTGGATTTGGGAAGCATCACCATACGAGACGGAGAGGGCATACCGGTCAGCCACTCGATCATATTCGAACTTGCTACATTCAGCCTTGGAGACTTTCTTAAGACAGAAAAAGCAGAAAAACGTAGAAAAACCAGTGTTTTATTCGCCAAGCTGGCCGATCTTGTGAAGGCGCTAGAGCATTTGCACCGTGATCTAGACCTGCTTCATCTCGACATCAAACCCGATAATATTTTGGTTTTTGAGGGGGAGCCCAGCAATCAGGACAACGAGAAAGAAGATGAGGAAAAGTTGCTGTGGAAACTCAGTGATTTTGGGCTCGCGCGCAAGAAGCGTGACAAGGCAAGGGTCGGTCTAGGCGGGCACTACTGGCACTCAAGCTATCAAGAGTCTCGATCATCAAACATCTCAGCAACAAGACCTGCGGGTGTCTATCAAGCGCCCGAAGTCCAACAACCAGGATCTAGTGGAGTGGGAAAACGAAGCGATGTCTGGTCTATGGGATGTGTCACGTTGATGGTGTTGGCTTTTGCGACCTATAGCGTCCCTGGAGTGAAAGAGCTCGAGAGCCAGCTATTCGTCAAGTTCAAACACTGGGGCGGATCGCAAAGCCTGTTCTATCACAGAAGTGACTCGTATTTGTGGGGAGcagagttgctatcagtcagttcagtcagtccggagctctctggactgactgaactgacgtcctga